A single Arcobacter sp. FWKO B DNA region contains:
- a CDS encoding TonB-dependent receptor, with protein sequence MRGIENQMYMGEKPGVAVVIDGVPVQETAGKINIDLDNIESIKVIKGGASFLYGNDAIAGAIIITTKRPKGQNISQIETEIGSFSSKRFLASTNQSFEKSALQLQGSTRTSDGYWEDAYVREKSINGKYQYYINDLSDITFGLDLTNRKTGDGNSVSGTTNAETNPTSAGEYSYGGYYNSDLIKTFITYSEEINQSSHYMLRFHKYIDDKTSKTGRTAYNNIEKWDQNGIKGEYYKSFNKYAIMVGLDLQKNTTDETQYLASDNSLRSQYDTDERIYALYGELNNQITDSLTSVINLRYDNLKYKYNDQLDNSKNVNPSYNTTSFRAGLNYDFTENNSLFTSISTGFRAPTVSQISKNQTGIALGHDVPTSLKTETTYNYEIGIRGLQSNVNYEASIYQLDRKDYIGRQGGSYSSSTGWSKTSNIDEDEYYFNLGDMRSRGFELALNGDIMSNLSFNTAYTYLDAIFKNIHLHKELVLIHIDKLIYQEILFLEHQNIL encoded by the coding sequence ATTAGAGGAATAGAAAATCAAATGTATATGGGTGAAAAACCAGGAGTTGCTGTTGTAATCGATGGTGTTCCAGTACAAGAAACAGCTGGAAAAATAAATATTGATTTGGATAATATAGAATCAATAAAAGTTATCAAAGGTGGTGCTTCATTCTTGTATGGTAATGATGCAATAGCTGGAGCTATTATAATCACAACTAAAAGACCCAAAGGACAAAATATTTCGCAAATAGAGACGGAAATAGGAAGTTTTAGTTCAAAAAGATTTTTAGCCTCCACTAATCAAAGTTTTGAAAAGTCTGCATTACAGCTCCAAGGTAGCACAAGAACTAGTGATGGTTATTGGGAAGATGCATATGTTAGAGAAAAATCAATTAATGGAAAATATCAATATTATATAAATGATTTAAGTGATATTACTTTTGGATTAGATTTAACAAATCGAAAAACAGGTGATGGCAATAGTGTATCTGGAACTACTAATGCTGAAACAAATCCAACAAGTGCAGGAGAATATTCATATGGAGGCTACTATAATAGTGACCTTATAAAAACTTTTATTACTTATTCAGAAGAAATTAATCAAAGTTCACACTATATGCTAAGATTTCATAAATATATTGACGACAAAACATCAAAGACTGGTCGTACCGCATATAATAATATTGAAAAATGGGATCAAAATGGCATCAAGGGTGAGTACTACAAATCATTTAATAAATATGCCATCATGGTAGGCTTAGATTTACAAAAGAACACAACTGATGAAACACAATATTTAGCTTCAGACAATAGCTTAAGATCGCAATATGATACCGATGAAAGGATATATGCATTATATGGGGAGTTAAATAATCAAATCACCGATAGCTTAACTTCAGTAATCAACTTAAGATATGATAATTTAAAATATAAATATAATGACCAGTTAGATAATTCAAAAAATGTTAATCCATCATACAATACAACATCATTTAGAGCTGGATTAAATTATGATTTCACAGAAAACAATTCATTATTCACAAGTATTTCTACTGGTTTTAGAGCACCAACAGTATCACAAATAAGTAAAAACCAAACTGGTATTGCATTAGGACATGATGTACCTACATCATTAAAAACAGAAACTACATACAATTATGAGATAGGTATACGAGGTTTACAGTCTAATGTAAATTATGAAGCTTCAATTTATCAATTAGATAGAAAAGATTATATTGGAAGACAAGGAGGAAGCTATTCAAGTAGTACGGGGTGGAGTAAAACTTCAAATATTGATGAGGATGAATACTATTTTAATCTTGGTGATATGAGAAGCAGAGGATTTGAACTTGCACTAAATGGTGACATAATGAGCAACTTATCATTTAATACTGCATATACATATCTTGATGCAATATTTAAAAATATACACTTACACAAAGAACTGGTTCTAATACATATAGACAAGTTGATTTATCAGGAAATACTGTTCCTAGAACATCAAAACATACTGTAA